Part of the Osmerus eperlanus chromosome 22, fOsmEpe2.1, whole genome shotgun sequence genome, AGGTGTGGAATACAATGACTTGTGTTTATGAGACCAAATGGCCATTGTTATGATATTTTAGGCTCAGCCAGTTACAAGAATTGATGATTATATTGTTCTCTGGATTTCTCAAGTATGGTAGTTTTATTGATCATCTCATGTATAAATTGTCCCCTAACAAACACTACTGGGTCCATTAACAAAAATCTCCATGTAACTACAGTATACAGCATTCTCCTTGGGCCAGGCTGTGCCCCCAACACAATCACATACTATACAAATGAATAGAATagatctttattgtcattgtcacTGGTACAACGAAATTTAACTTTTTCCGGTCAGTGCATCATTCATTGACTCAATATCAATAAAAAGGATAAAATTACTAAAGTGCTAACATTACTCAAATAAATAAGAATTAATATACCTAAGACAGTGCCatgaacaaccacacacagtcattgcATAATACATAACATAACATTGTGCACATTATGTTTTGGCAACATTAACAGTGGTTATTGCAGTTGGATAGAAACTGTGTTTTAGTCTGTTTGTCCTTGCCTGGCTTGATCTGTATCGTCTGCCTGTaggcaacatttcaaacagggaGTCCCCAGGAGTGTGAAGTGTCTTTTATGATGTTCTGGGATTTTTTGAGACAACAGGATCTGTGTAGGTCTTCCagtgcagggagagggcagcCAACAATCTTTTGAGCGGTGTTGATGACCCTCTGGAGCGTTTTCCTCTGAGCCACTGTACAGCTAGTATACCAAATGCATATGCAATATGTGAGGATGCTTTCAATGGAGGCTCGGTAGAAGGACCCCAGCAGTCTTTGTGTGATGTTATTCCTGCTGAGTGTTCTCAGGAAGTACAGTCTCTGCTGGGACTTTTTCAGCAGCTCAGAGGGGTTCACACTCCAGGATGGGCTGTCCTGTATGTGGACCCCCAAGAAGCGGAAGTCCCGCCACCCTCTCCACACTTCACTCCTCACACGTGAAGTGTAACCCAAGTTTACTTTGTATGCTGTGTTGGTTGACTGTGACGGACAGAGCACTGCCCAGCTTCTACGTCCAAATCTGTGCCCACGCCATTTTCAAATAGCAGCGCAGCAGCCTGGTGAGCAGCAGAGGTGGCAGGTCGTCCTGCTTTGCGGAGGTCATCCATGTACCTGCAGTAATGAAAAACAGGACACAAATTTGGAACTACAGTCAAATAGTAGCCTTTGCCTCAGATAGGACAGTGGGGAGCGCCAGGACacaagtgtgagagagtgtgcccTAGCCAGCTGCAACACAGGTAAGGGCACCATCACAAACTGTTGAATGACACACATTTTGTACATTCTGATTGGATAGCCAATAACTTGTCATGCAACACCATAACCATTTATTGGCCCTTATTGTTAGAACTAAGCTAAGCTAAATGCAAGTTCCATTGTGTAGTCATTGCCATGGTGATTGTTTTGTTAAGGTCTTAAGGCATTCAAATGTCACTttatgaggttatttaacattaatacgaGTTCCCCTTGCCTGCCTTTGGTCACCCAGTGGCTAGACATTTTGATAAGTATAAGCTAACGCTAAGTCCTGGTATTCTAGGTAGATAACATAAGCGCTCgccagctagcaagctagtttaAATAATATAACCTACGGGTATCTCTAATACAACGTATATTTGGCCAACCATGTTACCATTGTATGAGTAATGTTATTCTAAAAGCGAAATCCAAAAGTTACCTGATGGCATACGAGGGTCTGAGAAGGCGTCTTCGCTGTGCAGACATCGAGTGCGTGTGGTGATGAGCGCTCGAGTTCTGAAAGACAACACGTtcttccaatgtctccatcgatAAAATGCCTTCGAGTCTTCTTAAATTCACCAGTAATGAATCAATAGGCAATCAATTGTGCGTGGCGTATGTTGCCTTGTTGGAATTTGTTCAATAACACGTGTGTGCCATTTCTGTAATACATTCGTGTCGATATGTCCACTGTGGTGCTGTCTTCTGTGAGGTGTGGTCTTCGGCAGCtagtttgcatgttaactagatatcttctaaagccgatttgcatgttaactagatatcttctaaagctaatttgcatgttaactagatatcttctaaagctaatttgcatgttaactagatatcttgttggcaatagttactagtacttattggTTTCGGGATATCTCTTGttggaatagttactagtaactaaagaatagttactagtatctattcccgttttactagtaactattctttagttactagtaactaatacaatagttactagtatctattcccgttttactagtaactttcattagatactagtaactattctttagttactagtaactaatccaatagttactagtacctattcccgttttactagtaactttcattagatactagtaactattctttagttactagtaactattacaATTCTTACTAGTAACATTATTATTCTTACTAGTAACAAATGCGTTTTTACTCGTCATTGCTTATGACGAGTAAAAATGACTACTTGATAGtacaatttaaaatgttactagtaaaacgggaatagatactagtaactattggattagttactagtaactaaagaatagttactagtatctaatgaatagttactagtaaaacgggaatagatactagtaactattggattagttactagtaactaaagaatagttactagtatctaatgaatagttactagtaaaactggaatagatactagtaactatttgaATAGATACTAGTTGGACACAAATAGTAGATATCTGTAAAGCAGAGCCCCATAGGATACCATTGTAAAATTGTCCAatttgttactagtaaaacgggaatagatactagtaactattggattagttactagtaactaaagaataggtactagtatctaatgaaaacttactagtaaaacgggaatagatactagtaactattggattagttactagtaactaaagaatagttactagtatctaatgaaagttactagtaaaacgggaatagatactagtaactattggattagttactagtaactaaagaataagtactagtaactttaaaatagtgactagtacgtttatagaaataaatgttaaaacggcctgccatatactagtatctattcctgttttactagtaacttttcattagatacCAGTACCTAttttttagttactagtaactaatccaatagttactagtatctattcccgttttactagtaacttttcattagatactagtaactattctttagttactagtaactattgccaacaagatatctagttaacatgcaaattggctttagaagatatctagttaacatgcaaattagctgctgaagaccacacctcacagaagaccgcaccatttttttattttttattcagcCAATGAAATCTCCTAGCTCAATTCCCGCGCCTTTCTGGAGCTTGACAATTCACCAGCACAGGCTGATCGCCATATAGCTAATTGAGCTATGGCGGAGACACGTTCACCGACGAACACTAATCAAGACACTAATGAGCAACCAGTTGCAGCTGCAGCAGTGTTTGACCgagtgtttaacccttgtgctgccttcgggtcacatgacccaaaggttcataacgaaccatcgttgtgtttacccaattttacccaatacaaaaacaaataaaaataattttcttttaacctttgcaatgtggggggtctgacgcatgcttacaaaaatacaaaattgctttactttgtttttgtatgcggtaaagttgtcgcaatacgacggtgggtcacaacgactgatgggtcagaatgacccgaagataacacaagggttaatgctcTGCAACGTGCTAGGCACGAATTGACGTTGGCTCCATCGGCAGGGACTTCTGGCACCAACATTTTGAGATCAACCAGAAATCTTTTCAGAAGACGTGGAAATCGAGTTCAAGgttagtactgtagctagctctaTCCAGTTCATTCAGTGGTGGCACAGGCAACTATGTAATTTGGCTAATAATGGGTAACGATAATTACAGAGATCAATTTTTTTACTTTCGTTGTACAATATTCCTACCTAAATGCACAAATATAGCTAGTTATCGATTCTGCCACGTTATTTAAACATTTTCCATTGCAGCTTGAAAACCTAATCGGTTGGGGGTGCACATGGTGTTCATCAATGACATAAGCTAGCGTTAGCTCAGCGATTACAAACTTGTTTTAGCCACGGCACATTTTTTTTACATCGGAAAAATCTTGCAGCACACCAACGACCAAAAAGTTTCCAAAATGACACTGTAGCCTATTACAATAACATAATTGGGTCTGCTCAAGGCTTCGGCGAGTAGGcctacaaccattgttctcttgcatatgtatttattttcccaccccttaaaagttggtcccGCTGGCTAAACTGCATACGAGTAAACCAAGATACTTAATACTCATTTGAGATGCAGATGGGCTCCATGCTGGCTTTAAATTAGGTGTGCTATAATGCCACAACTGGAAGTTTGCTTTGCAAATCGCCTGAAGTATTGAAATTATTCATTCATAAAGTAAATCTCAATCTTATTGAAACTTTGATTTAGGCACATCCTCCAGAAGGGGACGTTCGACTTGGCAGGTGGGCCTCTTTCTGCTCCCAAGACCAGATATCCAGTCTCTGCCATCAACTTCTGCGCGTCAGGCTCTAACAAATAATGGATTAGGTACATCATGCACTGTTATTAGGTAGAAGCAATGAAATGTGTTTGACAAAAATTAATATTAACTTGTATGACATtggtaatataatataatagaaACTTTTGTAAttttaaaatgatcaaatggatAATGCATTTGCAGTTTGTCAATCCTTAAAAAAAGTTAATGTATGTAATCAAACTAGTATTGCAAGCCAATACAGGCATAGTCAATCTAGTGGATGGTTTATCAGTTTTAGAGGATTATGTCTTTTATTCATTTGTTTTCAATATTCTTTTAGGAGTACCAGTGCAGGAGTCAGTGGATGGACAACTGTCCACCATTGAGCTGAATTGGAGTCTGGCAGAATTGAACCACTTTGTTTGTCAGAGATTCCCAATGATTAGCTTGAACCTGGTGGGGTTTGAGCTGGCAAAAGTAGACGAGGGCAAAAAAATCAAAAAGGTCCAAGCCAACTCTGTGAGAGCCCTGAAGAAAGTGATGGGAAAGAGCAGACTCTACATTGTCCCCTGTGCTGAAGTGGGGCAGGTACAGTGCAGTTTCTATTCACTGTATTTGCATCCATGTGTCAAGTGCATAATTCACAAAATATTCTGATTTGTCTCTTCAGACACAGGATCTACCCATACCGCCTGACACCATACATGAAGCACAAGGCAACCCAGCACTTGAGAGGCCTCAAAGTCCAAGAGCAGAAGTCCTCACTGTACCTGTGACAATAAATGATGTAGAGGTAGGTAACTTGCTGTCTTAATTCTTTACTATTGGACTGGATTTCATCCGTGACTATTTATATGAACACAAGGGGGGTTGGCGGATCAGAGCAAATGCGTAACCACATGTCCTATTTGCTTTTCTGAATTGCAGGGGTACACCTCTAACTCGTCCAGTCATCATCAGAGTCTACATCCGACCAGCACTGAGACTGTAGAAAACCTTGAGAGAGCTCAAAGTCCAGGACTGGTTGTACTGCCTATACCTGGAACACCACATGATGTAGAGGTAACTTGTTCTTTCCTAACTTTACATAGAGGGGTTGGAGGACCTATCCAAATACATTTATCTGCTGTGTCAAGggttttttctattttttctaTGACTCATTGTTGTCTCTATCCTTGACTCTGGTTTGTTGTAGTAATGTGCAACTTGAATTAAAACCCAAGCAATTTCAATTAATTGTTCACCATTGTCATTTAAACAATAAAAAAGTGTTATAGCATTTGCTTCCTGGTTTTAATAATTGTTTTAACAGGAGTGGAGGACTGTACGGCAACAACAAGACATTGAATACAATCTGTCATTGAGAGCTGACCAAGAAAAGGTATATTTTTTTGGAACATTTAACTGTAGGTATttgcctttcccctctgctcttctccttgTACACCAACGGCTGCACCTCAAGTCCCCAGGGCCTTTTATATTGTGTATATTAACTATATACATAATTTATTCTGCATACCTTTCCCCGTAGTAGTTGGTTTTAGGTTGGCTTTGTACCTTGTTAGTATAGTTAGATTTGTTTAAACTTAACACCACTTATGTATTCCTATAcgcatgcaccttcctgccaacatcaattccttgtctgtgcaaactttcatggtgatTAAAATTTCTTAAGCTGATGGTTTTTATTTGATGACAGGATCAGAGCAGACGAGCTGTCTGCGACTACGAGGAGAGGCGTTTGAAGGTACTATCATCTCCGTAAGCATCTATTCAGTAGAAGGCACATATTCAACCTGTTACaaactcactgtctctcagacaATAGATGAGAGACTCATGAGGACAACTGAGGAACCTGCTGGTGGCATACCTCTGAAAGTCAGTTTTCCAGATGGCACAATGAAGATCAGACGGTTCCATACATCTGATCCTATGCAGGTAAACATTGTTGAATGTACAGATGTATAAATGCTTAATTTGCTAAATTTTTTTGATGTGATTCTTCTGGATTTGTAAAATTTGGGATTTTCCAACCAAAAACCATGACCCATCTGAAGCATGTAGATCTGTAAGGTTTTGCATCTCAAAtatgaaaacggcttttcaaaGAAAAGGCTGTGTTTTTACAGAAGGCAAAATCATTCAATTGAGTGCTTAGCATTCCGCACTGAGGTTACCTAATTAAACCTCTGAACACATGATGACATTATGTAATATCATATCAATTTCCTCATCCCTACATAGACATGGTTTGTCCTTGTTGTCTAAATTGACCATCTACTGGTGCCTGCAAGCAGGCCTCATAACTCTAGAAACTAAAAACCTTAACATTTTACTACTCGCCCTCCACTGTGTGTAAATGAGACTGCGTTACCTGCTACTGACTATACTATAAATATGGTACTATGTTACCCACATTTTGCATATAGTGCAATTGTATTTTTTGGTTTAAACACTagttttttatatttaaaatatataaacaCAGCAAGGATGTCAGGTCAAAACGGCAGTCATAAACCTTGATTGTCATTGTACTGATATTTTCCGGCTAGTAAATAAGTACATATTTTATTTCAGGCCTTGTTTGACTTTGTTGGATCACATGCCTCAGCCACTGAGTATTTTTACATCAGAGAAACTACGTCAGGCACCACAGTCATCAACATGGTGTCTGGGACTCTTCTGGACCACAacatcacctctccattgaacctCCATGTTCGATGGATGGACATGGAGGAAGTGCAGGTGAATAATATAATACAAGTAGTGGGGTGGGTATTTATCACTTGTGTTTTGGACAGCCTCATTTATGTTTCTGTGAAATAAATTTTAACACAGGATTTGCAATGActcatgtgtaatgtaccttTTGGTATTAAAGCAGCAGTTACAACTTCATTCAACACTTGTTTAATGCATTGCATGCTAGACCTCAAAGCTCAATTACCAATTTGAAAGTGTGATTTGGTTAACATTGTTGTGGATAGAACTAAATTAGATTACCTTTGAATTAAAATTTACTTTTTTGAAAGTAAAGATTTACAAAGGTGTTAAGTTTTAGCTCCGAAATCAATGTAATAGATGTAATCTTTTATCTTTGTGTATTTACAACTTATCACTTTCTGAAGACCATTTACCAGCAGCAAAACAGAGTTTCTGCTGAAGTGCCTGATTTGATGGAGGTTGTCCAAAGTGATTTGGGGCCTACAGTGTGGACCTGCAGAGGAAATCTACATAGATTACCTTGACATCATGCCAGAGACTGAGATGTCAGAGCCAGATGAGATGCAGCTAACGGATAACATCGAAATTCAGTGAGTTGTACATATTTTGTTGTAGCGTTTCCAGTCTATGGTCAGTTGTTTCTAGATGAAAATATAGATTTTGGCATGTGACTTTGAAtgcatttgggggggggggtggactttACTGCATTTTAATATTTAcaatattaaaatgtttgcagATGCACAGAAGATTTTGACTGTTCCCCAAAAGAAATTCTTTTGGAACTTGGGAAAAATATTAACTACAACTTGAGCTGCAGATTTAACATCAACCGAAACAATGTACTCGATGGTGCATTTAGAGCATTCAACCGGAAATCATACAATCCATTTAAGAGAATTTCTGTTAAGTTTTCTGATAAAACTGGACATGTTGAGGAAGGAATAGATTTGGGCGGTCCAAGACGAGAGCTTTTAAGTCTACTAATGGAAGACATTGAGCGCTCCCCGATACTGACAGGTCCAGATGGACAAAAAAACCTTGCTCTTGACTCGATTGGTGAGCCCTTTTGTCTACATTTTCAGTTAACATTTTCATTTCAGTAGCACTGGCAAAAGATGGAATGGTTGCCTtggaagttttgaataaaatgaagTAATCATGGATAATTGGCTATTACATGTAAGACTACTTTGGAGTAATGTTATCATGTCAATTTTACTCTCCAGCTGTCAGATAAGACAAGTACTATATCATGGGGAAGGCTATATCAGTCAGTATGGTTCATGGGGGGCCATCACCGGGATTCTTTTCTCCCACTTTATTTGATTGCATTGTGAAAGGGTTAGGGTGAAACGTCTCACCCACCATCGATGATGTGCACGACCTTGACTTGCGAGCTAAAATCATACAGGTAATTtcagtttatttttttattttttacttgaccTATTCGTGCTAAAATATCTGATTTTGCCAGGTATCAGAGGCCAAGTCCATGGAGGAGTTGTGTCCAGTCACAGTGACTACCTGTCTAATGCAGGCTGCCTACGAGCTGTAAAATGTCTGGAGGACAAAGACCTGCTTTTGCAGGACATCCTCCAGTTCCAAGTCGTAAACCGACTCCATGGTCCACTCGAACGGTATAATTGAGCATTGTTTTAAAAGTGCTGTTTGTCGATTTGAGCTCTAACATTGGAACTAGCATTCATTGTAAAGCAACCAGCGTACAAATGCTGTAAATTTTCATTTATCCCATGAAAGATATTTATACGGGATAATGATTCCCTGCACTATGCAGTGCCTGGTTACACAGTAACACAACGTGAAATGTTTAAGTTCTgttcttacagtacacaattttAGTTTGCTTTTCAATGCTACATTTGTATAATGTGACAATTCAGGCTTGAGCTCACTCACCTACTGGATCTATCCACTTTTAATTCAAGGTTCAAGGAAGGCCTGAGGACATTAGGATTGTTGGAGGAGGTTGTCAAACAGCCAGAAGCCTTTCGTCCTCTCTTCTGCAGCCCACCACAGACCCTTAGCGCAGATGGTCTCGATCACCTGTTTGTCATCTGTTTTTCCAGTGCAGGAAGTAACAGACGAGTACAGGAAAACATTGCTGTGGGCTTTTGGAGAGACTACCTTCTAGATGCAGAGGGCAAGTAATAGATCAGTTTGCTTTTTATTTAGTTTACCATAATTTTACCAGGCAAGTTGGGCCTGCCCGTACATAGCTTGAATGTCACACATGATCCAAACCCCGGCCACTGACGAGTTAGACACACTACAGCTCGCTGACGCTTAACTTAATACTCTTGTGCATGATTCTGAACACCACTTAAACCTGCACTATAACTTTTTGAAAccccaaaatatatataaactgtGTAAATGGTAGGACCTAGTATATTGGATCCAGTGGTTGAAAAATACAAATTTGACTgccgtattttccggactataagGCACACTTAAACGCctttaattaaaataaaaaataaaaactgagCTTTATAATCCAGAGCGCTTTATATATGAAAAAGATCGAAAATGGACCATTCATTGACAGTGCGCCTGAGTGCGAACAATACGGTAATACAAACTATAGACGACAATAAAATGGCTAAATCGACATCAACTTGAAAATAATGCATATTATGGACAAATTAATAATGtgcattttcagaaattggTTATTGTCCCAGTATTACCATGTTCAGTAATAACTAGTATAAGGCTGACAGGATCACTTTATGGAAAGTTGCATAGGGCAGCTTGAATTGGCTTCCTTATAACATTTCTTTCTTTACAGAAGGTAACTCCCCCTGCTCGTTGTAAGAAATTCTAATTTTGTGACTGGATGCAGTGCGCTACCTGCCATTGGCTTGAAGCCGGAACCATCCATCGAGTTCCTGCACACTGACGGTCTTTTACCTGGGGACACTCAACAGAGGGCGAAGTTTCCAACGGCAAACACATGTGTGAACTGCTTGCGTCTACCTTTGCACAAGGATTACACTGCCTTTAAGTACAATATGGACTTTGGTATTTGCAATACACAGGGCTTTGGTCAAGAGTAGGGCTTAGAATGAAATGGTATAAGGAAACTGTCAATAGGCTTTTTGTTTTTTGGTACTGTTCATCTTTAATTCACATTCAAACCAAGTTTTTGTTTCTGAACCTCAAACGTAATTTACAATTGtacaaaaatgttgttcaaCTAAATGTGACTGAAGGGTTGTACAATAAGTGTCTTTCTGTTACTATAACATCACCTAGATCTATGAATCAAGCACATTGCAAGGCAAATCTAAAAAGAGAGCATAGACATGCATTAGTCATGTGATTCAAGGCAGTCCCCTGGCTGGCTCATTCAACTTATTAGAAATTTCAGTGCAGCATGTTTGATATTTCACTTTCAAGTCCACAATTCCCTCTATAGCCCTCAAAATGTCTTGCTGTTGTTGGTGGTTAAGATTTACATTGAGTTGTTGGACAACTACAGCTGGGAACTGTTCTTCGTCAGTTCGAAAGTTGTTGATGCCATGTTGTGCCAGAAGGGCCTCTAAACTGTCCTCCCTATATGGGTCATCACCAAATACGTTGTTGATGGGAGTGCTGTCTGCCTCTATGTTGGTCAGCATGCCCTCTGTCCAGATCTGTGAGGGTGTTCGGTTGTTTTCTGTCCTTAGACTGTGCTGATTCCAGGCCTCTCTAAACATGTTCAACCTACGTTGAATTTCTGGTAGATAGGTCGGGTGTAGTGATAACTTGTGGATGTCATTTTCTGGATCTAGTATGGCAGCATCCTCTAGGCTGTAGAATTCATTGTAGAAGTAGTGTAGAACTTGCAGGAACACGTCTCTCCAGAGGCGCTCTATCCTCTGGTTGTGAACAGATTCCCCTGTTATGTGACTACTGCGCTCTACACCCTGGACAATATTCATGAACAATGCTACTTGTGTGTTCTCCCCACCATGATCAGAGCGAACTCTGGATGGGAGTCCATACAGGCATGTTGCCTTCAAGAACTGTGTAAGTACAGTGACAGCTTTGTTGTTTGTATTACAGTTTAAGTATGTTACTAGGCGTGAGTATCCATCTATGGCTCCATGAACAACTAAGCCCCACCTGTAAAGGAAAAACTATTGGTCAACAAAATTAGTACTTCTCAGTTATATACAATACATCTTTAATGGTGCCATTTGTAGAATATGAGAAGAAACAAACTAGTTTCTCTTTCCAGCTGACAATCTTATAAATGCTGAATTTCTGATATTTCTGATAATCAGGGAATACATGTTCTACAGCTTTTGGAAGCTGGTTACTGAAGAAAGTAGTTTGCTTGGTACAACAGTGCATATTTAATTGTCAAATACAACTGAATACCTGATGAGACGCATGTTTCCATCCATATGCCACAGACTGTTGGGATATGGCACATGGTATGTTCTTCTTGCCACGGTAGCACTCCATCTTCGCGCAGCAGCCGCTGGGTCAATATAAGTCAGCATCGCTCTCACTCTGTCGTGTTACAAAGAATCCTTCTGCTCGCAGCAATGCCCTCATCATCTGAAACCACAGGCAACTTACACCTttggtaaaacatttttttactaAATTTACGTGTTTTGATAGAAAATTGAATCTTCATTCCCCAAGGTGGCATTAAATATATCAGAAATAATAGTCAAACATAATTAATTATGAATGAGCTAAAAGGAAAATGTCTCTGCAGTTGTATTTACATTAGTAATCATGAATCAGTCATTTACAACAGTGATAGATATTTGCAACATTGGTAAGGTATTGGATATCTATTTTAATCAATTTAATGTCACCTTAGTGAAACTCTATCTAAAACATTAATAACCCTA contains:
- the LOC134009116 gene encoding uncharacterized protein LOC134009116 codes for the protein MGKSRLYIVPCAEVGQTQDLPIPPDTIHEAQGNPALERPQSPRAEVLTVPVTINDVEGYTSNSSSHHQSLHPTSTETVENLERAQSPGLVVLPIPGTPHDVEEWRTVRQQQDIEYNLSLRADQEKDQSRRAVCDYEERRLKTIDERLMRTTEEPAGGIPLKVSFPDGTMKIRRFHTSDPMQALFDFVGSHASATEYFYIRETTSGTTVINMVSGTLLDHNITSPLNLHVRWMDMEEVQTIYQQQNRVSAEVPDLMEVVQSDLGPTVWTCRGNLHRLP
- the LOC134009117 gene encoding uncharacterized protein LOC134009117 — translated: MLTYIDPAAAARRWSATVARRTYHVPYPNSLWHMDGNMRLIRWGLVVHGAIDGYSRLVTYLNCNTNNKAVTVLTQFLKATCLYGLPSRVRSDHGGENTQVALFMNIVQGVERSSHITGESVHNQRIERLWRDVFLQVLHYFYNEFYSLEDAAILDPENDIHKLSLHPTYLPEIQRRLNMFREAWNQHSLRTENNRTPSQIWTEGMLTNIEADSTPINNVFGDDPYREDSLEALLAQHGINNFRTDEEQFPAVVVQQLNVNLNHQQQQDILRAIEGIVDLKVKYQTCCTEISNKLNEPARGLP